A genomic segment from Spinacia oleracea cultivar Varoflay chromosome 3, BTI_SOV_V1, whole genome shotgun sequence encodes:
- the LOC130469058 gene encoding uncharacterized protein, with amino-acid sequence MILIENGANDVSKNDQETCGSIKTEISLTKLLRRQNRLQTTGESISPLMNHILMLLKFYAKGLHSEDCALCEEFDVVREQWAKFFTNKYLLLALARLIELV; translated from the exons ATGATTTTGATCGAAAATGGTGCTAATGATGTATCAAAAAATGACCAAGAAACTTGTGGGAGTATCAAAACTGAGATTTCATTAACT AAACTGCTACGGAGACAGAATAGATTACAGACAACAGGAGAATCCATATCCCCTCTAATGAATCACATCCTCATGTTGCTCAAATTTTATGCTAAAG gtctacactccgaggattgcgccttatgcgaggaatttgatgtggttcgtgagcaatgggctaagttttttaccaacaagtatttattattggctttagcgcgcttgatcgagttggtttag